The Tardiphaga alba genome includes a window with the following:
- a CDS encoding flagellar hook capping FlgD N-terminal domain-containing protein: protein MAVDATYSNPVVSGTSTVTNTGTNANSTTGLADNFQTFLTLLTTQLQNQNPLDPLDTNQFTQQLVQFAQVEQQLKSNDYMKSLVEMEKATQATQALVYVGNNVAVDGSTAQFKTSATWNLLADKASTAEVSIKNSAGNVVYSGKYSLKEGQGTFVWDGKGNDGVQYPEGSYTLTATAKDDNGRDVAISTEVQGIVDSVDLSASPALLSINGANYTVDKIKRVVRPTTAPTTPTTPTTPTT, encoded by the coding sequence ATGGCAGTTGATGCGACCTATTCGAACCCTGTCGTCTCCGGCACCTCAACCGTTACGAATACGGGCACCAATGCAAACTCCACGACGGGTCTTGCTGATAACTTCCAGACCTTCCTGACGCTGCTCACCACGCAGCTGCAGAACCAGAACCCGCTCGATCCGCTGGACACCAACCAGTTCACCCAGCAGCTCGTGCAGTTCGCGCAGGTCGAACAGCAATTGAAGTCGAACGACTACATGAAGTCGCTGGTCGAAATGGAAAAAGCCACCCAGGCCACGCAGGCGCTGGTCTATGTGGGCAACAATGTCGCCGTCGATGGCTCGACCGCACAGTTCAAGACCTCGGCGACATGGAATCTCCTTGCCGACAAGGCATCGACGGCAGAGGTCAGCATCAAGAATTCTGCGGGCAACGTCGTCTATAGCGGCAAGTACTCTTTGAAAGAGGGCCAGGGCACGTTCGTTTGGGACGGCAAGGGCAATGACGGCGTGCAGTATCCGGAAGGCTCCTACACGCTGACCGCAACCGCCAAGGACGACAACGGCCGCGACGTCGCAATCTCGACGGAAGTCCAGGGCATCGTCGATTCTGTCGATCTCTCGGCCAGCCCGGCGCTGCTCTCGATCAACGGCGCCAACTACACCGTCGATAAGATCAAGCGCGTGGTGCGCCCGACCACGGCACCAACGACACCGACCACGCCAACGACGCCGACCACGTGA
- a CDS encoding helix-turn-helix domain-containing protein, producing the protein MSAYKSIMQGLNEALDHAKGKDTGAIVRKVKVPSVDVAAIRASTGLSQSAFARSIGVAKGTLLNWEHGRRQPTGPAQVLLAMIAKRPSLVSELLR; encoded by the coding sequence ATGAGCGCTTACAAGAGCATCATGCAGGGACTGAACGAGGCGCTGGATCATGCCAAAGGCAAGGACACCGGCGCCATTGTCCGCAAGGTGAAGGTGCCCTCCGTCGATGTCGCCGCGATCCGCGCCAGCACCGGTCTGTCGCAGAGTGCGTTCGCACGCAGCATCGGCGTCGCCAAGGGGACGTTGTTGAATTGGGAGCATGGCCGCCGCCAACCCACCGGCCCCGCACAGGTACTGCTCGCCATGATCGCAAAACGCCCATCGCTGGTGAGCGAGTTGCTGCGCTGA
- a CDS encoding efflux RND transporter periplasmic adaptor subunit, giving the protein MTSGIARPLALIAVFALAGCGKPASEAAAPPPPEVGVMTLKPQEASVSTVLPGRVVAYQVSEVRPQVTGILLKRVFTEGAEVKEGDLLYQIDPVQYQAALESAEANVLKAQANLALVRLVAERKAQLLKTNAASQQDVDSAMASFKQGEADLKSAEANRDTAAIALDRTKVLAPISGRIGKSMITPGALVTASQTNAMTTIQQLDPVYVDLDQATSEMERIRSEVASGRLKRPAGGVEIELVLENGKTHPQKGKFGFTDSSVNETTGSVSTRAIFANPERNLLPGMYVRARVIAGVDPTAILIPQRGVSRNPRGEAVAMFVDKDGKVEQRVIKVAQSIGPNWLVEGGAKNGDRVILDGLQKAKPGQVAKTIDVTVDPKTGLTVAPGRQANAAGAATDTRKD; this is encoded by the coding sequence ATGACATCTGGAATTGCTCGCCCGCTGGCTTTGATCGCTGTGTTCGCTCTGGCCGGGTGCGGTAAGCCTGCGTCGGAAGCCGCAGCACCGCCGCCGCCCGAAGTGGGTGTGATGACGCTGAAGCCGCAAGAGGCCTCCGTTTCCACCGTGCTGCCTGGGCGCGTAGTCGCCTATCAGGTCTCCGAAGTGCGCCCGCAGGTGACGGGTATCCTCTTGAAGCGGGTCTTCACGGAAGGTGCCGAGGTGAAGGAGGGCGATCTGCTGTATCAGATCGATCCCGTGCAGTATCAGGCCGCGCTGGAAAGCGCCGAGGCAAATGTGCTGAAGGCACAGGCCAATCTTGCGCTGGTGCGGCTGGTGGCAGAGCGCAAGGCGCAGCTGCTCAAGACCAATGCGGCGAGCCAGCAGGATGTCGATAGCGCCATGGCCAGCTTCAAACAGGGCGAGGCAGATCTGAAGTCGGCCGAGGCCAATCGCGACACCGCGGCGATCGCGCTGGATCGCACCAAGGTGCTGGCGCCGATCTCCGGCCGTATCGGCAAATCGATGATCACGCCCGGCGCGCTGGTGACCGCCAGCCAGACCAATGCGATGACCACGATCCAGCAGCTCGATCCCGTCTATGTCGATCTCGACCAGGCGACATCGGAGATGGAGCGTATCCGCAGCGAAGTCGCCAGCGGTCGGTTGAAGCGACCGGCCGGCGGCGTCGAGATCGAACTGGTGCTGGAAAACGGCAAGACGCATCCGCAGAAGGGTAAGTTCGGCTTCACCGATTCCAGCGTCAACGAAACCACGGGCTCGGTCTCGACCCGTGCGATTTTCGCCAATCCCGAGCGCAACCTGCTGCCGGGCATGTATGTGCGGGCGCGCGTGATCGCCGGCGTCGATCCGACCGCGATCCTGATCCCGCAGCGCGGCGTGTCACGCAATCCGCGCGGTGAGGCCGTTGCGATGTTCGTCGACAAGGACGGTAAGGTCGAGCAGCGTGTGATCAAGGTCGCGCAGTCGATCGGCCCGAACTGGCTGGTGGAGGGCGGTGCCAAGAATGGTGACCGCGTCATCCTCGACGGACTGCAAAAGGCGAAGCCGGGCCAGGTCGCGAAGACCATCGATGTCACTGTCGATCCCAAGACGGGTCTCACAGTGGCGCCGGGGCGGCAGGCCAATGCGGCCGGCGCGGCGACCGATACGCGCAAGGACTAA
- a CDS encoding flagellar hook-length control protein FliK — MVSVTSDIASTLAPKSARSKSARDDLPASADQFGTLVSRNSADPAPSAQPDITAPAPRRDDRSTADRPRASDRRDDRAAASQDRRTDAKPGTERPDTAKRADDKAVKSDQASDSKSKPADETADPKAAASDTETTDGTNTDAAEKPVTLEMVAIAVPISAPSADATVAPATPDMAGNSQPLAIAAAAALKAKLDAGATTTATGAEALPSDMSIEGEQNFAALIASATAAAPKGGKKTDAEATATATSTTDAKADGDVETITTSPSLNAPAPASKPVAEVKSDPAAVATRAPEAAPADGELAKAAAAQHKEQRAEQAPQTAAPDLTNTTPAPQQQTHLQAATNAAAVAPQANMPAAANPPVPLSGVAVEIAQSAKAGKTSFDIRLDPAELGRIDVRLEVDKHGNVTSHLTVEKPETLTMLRQDAPQLQRALEQAGLKTNDSGLQFSLRDQSQQQQQQSGEQSGRHMHRLTINDDDTVTVAPAARGYGRMYGANGGVDISI; from the coding sequence GTGGTTAGCGTCACGTCCGATATCGCCTCGACCCTCGCACCGAAGTCCGCGCGCTCGAAATCCGCGCGCGATGACCTGCCCGCGAGCGCCGACCAGTTCGGTACCCTGGTCAGCCGGAACAGCGCTGATCCGGCCCCATCGGCCCAGCCGGACATTACGGCTCCTGCCCCCCGACGCGACGACCGGTCGACAGCGGACCGCCCGCGGGCAAGCGACCGGCGGGATGACCGCGCCGCGGCCTCGCAAGACCGCCGTACGGATGCCAAGCCGGGGACGGAACGGCCGGATACCGCCAAGCGGGCGGACGACAAGGCGGTGAAATCCGACCAGGCCTCCGATTCCAAATCGAAACCTGCGGACGAGACGGCAGATCCCAAAGCTGCCGCAAGCGATACCGAGACCACCGACGGCACCAATACCGACGCCGCTGAAAAGCCGGTGACGTTGGAGATGGTGGCCATCGCCGTTCCGATCTCCGCTCCATCGGCTGATGCGACCGTGGCACCGGCCACGCCGGACATGGCCGGCAACAGCCAACCCCTCGCCATTGCCGCCGCTGCCGCGCTCAAGGCCAAACTGGATGCCGGCGCGACAACCACCGCGACCGGCGCCGAAGCGTTGCCGAGCGACATGTCGATCGAAGGCGAGCAAAATTTTGCTGCGCTGATCGCGTCCGCAACGGCGGCTGCGCCGAAGGGCGGCAAGAAAACAGACGCCGAAGCTACGGCGACCGCGACATCGACCACCGACGCGAAAGCGGACGGCGATGTCGAAACGATCACGACATCGCCATCTCTGAATGCACCGGCTCCCGCGTCGAAGCCTGTTGCGGAAGTGAAGTCCGATCCGGCTGCCGTCGCAACACGGGCGCCCGAAGCCGCTCCGGCGGATGGCGAACTGGCGAAGGCAGCTGCAGCTCAGCACAAGGAGCAGCGCGCCGAACAGGCGCCGCAGACGGCCGCCCCGGATCTCACCAACACGACCCCAGCGCCTCAACAGCAAACGCATCTGCAGGCGGCCACCAATGCTGCCGCGGTCGCGCCGCAAGCCAATATGCCCGCCGCGGCCAATCCACCCGTGCCGCTCAGCGGCGTCGCCGTCGAAATCGCGCAATCGGCCAAGGCCGGCAAGACCTCGTTCGATATCCGGCTCGATCCAGCCGAACTCGGCCGTATCGATGTGCGGCTCGAAGTCGATAAGCACGGCAATGTGACCTCGCATCTGACGGTCGAAAAGCCGGAGACGCTGACCATGCTCCGCCAGGACGCGCCGCAATTGCAGCGCGCACTGGAACAGGCCGGCCTCAAGACCAATGACAGCGGACTGCAATTCTCGCTGCGCGATCAATCCCAGCAGCAACAGCAGCAGAGTGGCGAGCAGTCGGGCCGCCATATGCACCGCCTGACGATCAACGACGACGACACCGTCACCGTGGCCCCTGCAGCACGCGGCTATGGCCGCATGTATGGCGCCAATGGCGGCGTCGATATCAGTATTTGA
- a CDS encoding glycosyltransferase: MRVAVVHDWLYTLGGAEQVLREILQCYPGADVFTLFDALTPEDRAKIGFEKARTSFLQRMPFIKTKHRAYLPLMPIAIEQFDLSGYDLVISSSYAVAKGVITGPNQLHVSYVHSPMRYAWDLQHAYLNESGYTAGIKSALARALLHRIRIWDVRTAHGPDAMLANSNFVAKRIKKVYGRDARVIYPPVTMSSLPKHLPVGEHFLAASRLVPYKKIEAVIQAFNLMPDQKLIVAGDGPEAERLKALANPNVSFAGFVSDTKLRELMATARAFVFAAEEDFGIIVVEAQSEGAPVLAFGRGGARETVSASPELRTGMFFDANEPAAIAECVRAFIAREDDFSRDVCRAHAQKFSAERFRTELMSFVNENMRNFTGERRRNTGGGDAAGPRRRWTDAERQAQRQSQP, encoded by the coding sequence ATGCGCGTCGCTGTCGTTCATGATTGGCTGTATACGCTCGGCGGTGCGGAACAGGTGCTGCGGGAAATTCTGCAATGCTATCCGGGCGCAGATGTGTTCACGCTGTTCGATGCGCTGACGCCGGAGGATCGCGCAAAGATCGGCTTCGAGAAGGCGCGGACCAGTTTTCTGCAGCGGATGCCCTTCATCAAGACCAAGCATCGCGCCTATCTGCCGTTGATGCCGATCGCCATCGAGCAGTTCGACCTGTCTGGCTATGATCTGGTGATCTCGTCCAGCTATGCCGTCGCCAAGGGCGTGATCACCGGTCCGAACCAGTTGCACGTTTCTTACGTGCATTCGCCGATGCGCTATGCATGGGATCTGCAGCACGCTTATCTCAACGAGAGCGGCTACACGGCCGGGATTAAGAGTGCATTGGCGCGCGCGTTGCTGCACCGGATCAGGATCTGGGACGTCCGCACGGCGCATGGGCCCGACGCGATGCTGGCGAATTCGAACTTCGTCGCCAAGCGCATCAAAAAAGTCTACGGCCGCGATGCCCGCGTGATCTATCCGCCGGTGACGATGTCATCGCTGCCGAAGCATCTTCCGGTCGGTGAACATTTCCTCGCGGCGAGTCGCCTTGTGCCTTACAAAAAGATCGAGGCCGTGATCCAGGCATTCAATCTGATGCCGGATCAGAAGCTGATCGTGGCCGGGGATGGACCCGAGGCCGAACGGCTGAAGGCGCTGGCCAATCCCAATGTCAGTTTCGCCGGTTTCGTCAGCGATACCAAGCTGCGCGAATTGATGGCGACCGCGCGTGCCTTCGTGTTTGCCGCAGAGGAAGATTTCGGCATCATCGTGGTCGAGGCGCAGTCCGAAGGCGCGCCGGTGCTTGCCTTCGGGCGCGGTGGCGCCCGCGAAACGGTGTCGGCATCGCCAGAGCTTCGCACCGGCATGTTTTTCGATGCCAATGAGCCCGCGGCGATCGCGGAATGCGTGCGCGCCTTCATCGCGCGCGAAGACGATTTCTCACGCGATGTGTGCCGGGCACATGCGCAGAAATTCTCGGCCGAGCGTTTCCGCACCGAGCTGATGTCCTTCGTCAACGAGAACATGCGCAATTTCACCGGCGAGCGCCGGCGCAACACTGGCGGTGGGGATGCAGCAGGTCCGCGCCGGCGCTGGACGGACGCGGAGCGCCAGGCCCAGCGGCAATCCCAACCGTGA
- a CDS encoding class I SAM-dependent methyltransferase yields the protein MAGDIDRAGVAKAYGRWAPIYDMVFGKVFDEGRRSTISEADRIGGRILDVGVGTGLSLTDYASTTKICGVDISEPMLRRAHERVRTHKLDNVETLAVMDAKNLAFPDNHFDAVVAQYVITAVPDPEATLDDFVRVLKPGGELILVNHIGAESGPRKIFELAFAPLARRLGWRPEFPWARLANWCSAHGGVTLAERRPMAPMGHFSLIRYVKA from the coding sequence ATGGCTGGCGATATCGACCGCGCGGGGGTCGCGAAGGCTTACGGGCGCTGGGCGCCTATTTACGACATGGTGTTCGGCAAGGTGTTCGATGAAGGTCGTCGCTCGACCATCAGCGAAGCCGACCGTATTGGCGGCCGCATCCTCGATGTCGGCGTCGGCACCGGCCTGTCGCTGACCGACTACGCATCGACGACCAAGATCTGCGGCGTCGATATTTCCGAGCCGATGCTGCGCCGGGCGCATGAGCGCGTGCGCACGCACAAGCTCGACAATGTCGAGACGCTGGCGGTGATGGATGCGAAGAACCTCGCATTCCCCGACAATCATTTCGATGCGGTTGTGGCGCAGTATGTGATCACCGCCGTGCCGGATCCTGAAGCGACGCTGGATGATTTCGTCCGCGTGCTGAAGCCGGGCGGCGAGCTCATCCTGGTCAATCACATCGGCGCCGAAAGCGGCCCGCGCAAAATCTTCGAGCTGGCTTTCGCCCCGCTGGCGCGCCGGCTCGGCTGGCGGCCAGAGTTCCCGTGGGCGCGGCTGGCGAACTGGTGCAGTGCCCATGGCGGCGTGACGCTGGCCGAACGGCGCCCGATGGCGCCGATGGGGCATTTCTCGCTGATCCGCTACGTCAAGGCGTGA
- the mnmA gene encoding tRNA 2-thiouridine(34) synthase MnmA — protein MLNSLDLEGRPEDTRVVVAMSGGVDSSATAALLKSQGYDVVGITLQLYDHGAAMHRKGACCAGRDIHDARDVAERIGIPHYVLDYESKFRESVIDNFAESYALGETPVPCIECNRSVKFRDLLATARELGAQALATGHYVASRRRADGSRSMVCAADSDRDQSYFLFATTQEQLDFLRFPLGDMTKPQARELARQFDLSVADKQDSQDICFVPTGRYTDIIERLKPHAMEPGDIVDMDGHVIGRHHGIAHFTIGQRRGLGIASSAPLYVIRLDAERRRVVVGPREALRMHKIALRDVNWIGGGTMDQAIGAGLEIFVRVRSTRPPAPAWLRKVDGGYEVELVGGEEGVSPGQACVFYDAQSGQACVLGGGFIKSAAAKSSVGAANRSANVPDVAAMRV, from the coding sequence ATGCTCAACAGTCTCGATCTCGAAGGTCGCCCGGAGGACACGCGCGTCGTTGTCGCCATGTCCGGCGGCGTCGATTCGTCGGCAACGGCGGCGCTGTTGAAGTCGCAGGGCTATGACGTCGTCGGTATTACGCTGCAGCTTTACGACCACGGCGCCGCGATGCATCGAAAGGGCGCCTGCTGTGCCGGGCGCGACATTCACGATGCCCGCGACGTGGCGGAGCGGATCGGCATTCCGCATTACGTGCTGGACTACGAGTCCAAGTTTCGCGAGTCGGTGATCGACAATTTCGCGGAGAGCTATGCTCTCGGCGAGACACCGGTGCCGTGCATCGAATGCAATCGCTCGGTCAAGTTTCGCGACCTGCTCGCCACCGCGCGCGAGCTTGGCGCGCAGGCGCTGGCCACCGGTCACTACGTCGCCTCGCGCCGCCGTGCGGATGGTTCGCGCAGCATGGTCTGTGCCGCCGATAGCGACCGTGACCAGAGCTACTTCCTGTTCGCAACCACGCAAGAGCAACTCGATTTCCTGCGCTTCCCCCTCGGCGACATGACCAAGCCGCAGGCGCGCGAGCTGGCGCGGCAGTTTGATCTGTCGGTGGCCGACAAGCAGGACAGCCAGGATATCTGCTTCGTGCCGACCGGCCGCTATACCGACATCATCGAGCGGCTGAAGCCGCATGCGATGGAGCCGGGCGACATCGTCGATATGGATGGCCATGTGATCGGCCGTCACCACGGCATCGCGCATTTCACCATCGGCCAGCGCCGAGGTCTCGGCATCGCATCGTCGGCACCGCTCTATGTGATCCGCCTCGATGCGGAGAGACGCCGCGTCGTGGTCGGCCCGCGCGAGGCTTTGCGGATGCACAAGATCGCGCTGCGCGACGTCAACTGGATCGGCGGCGGGACGATGGATCAGGCCATCGGCGCCGGCCTCGAAATCTTCGTGCGTGTCCGTTCGACGCGTCCACCGGCCCCGGCCTGGCTGCGCAAGGTTGACGGCGGCTACGAAGTCGAGCTGGTCGGCGGCGAGGAGGGCGTGTCCCCCGGCCAGGCCTGCGTGTTCTATGACGCGCAATCCGGACAGGCCTGCGTGCTCGGCGGCGGTTTCATCAAGAGCGCTGCGGCGAAAAGCTCTGTCGGTGCGGCCAATCGCAGTGCTAATGTCCCTGACGTCGCAGCAATGCGCGTGTGA
- a CDS encoding type II toxin-antitoxin system RelE/ParE family toxin — protein MTTLQTVVELPELLRRAKMIMTDGERVALVDFIATNPEAGVSLGGGLRKVRIPREDGGKSGGYRTVYVFGRVHMPIYLVTVFAKNEKDNLTKAEQAAAVALAKALIAIHGDE, from the coding sequence ATGACCACCCTGCAGACTGTCGTCGAGCTGCCGGAATTGTTGCGGCGCGCCAAGATGATCATGACAGACGGCGAACGCGTCGCTCTGGTGGACTTCATTGCAACTAACCCAGAAGCGGGCGTCTCGCTCGGCGGCGGACTGCGCAAAGTTCGCATTCCGCGGGAGGATGGCGGCAAGAGCGGCGGCTATCGGACAGTCTACGTGTTTGGCCGCGTGCACATGCCGATCTATCTCGTGACCGTGTTCGCCAAAAACGAAAAAGACAACCTGACGAAGGCCGAGCAGGCCGCCGCCGTCGCATTGGCCAAGGCGCTTATCGCAATTCATGGAGACGAGTAA
- a CDS encoding TetR/AcrR family transcriptional regulator: MVASAGAKKPRGRVLPQQNDLRVTLPDAGDPSAERIAQLLAVAKRTFGEKGFAATTMDDIAGAAGMSKKTLYKLFDSKSDLFRAMLTHNLQRFQFGVASRSGIPVIDELREAMRFIADVVFSPDEIALHRLIVAERKQSPALAGIFTDVIFKSGDNGVVDCIKRIKLKSTLEDLPARTVAEMMIGAVFSHDHFRAMVDETHQVNRRAINKRIDAVIATFCEAA, translated from the coding sequence ATGGTTGCATCGGCCGGCGCAAAGAAGCCGCGGGGGCGCGTTTTGCCGCAGCAAAATGACCTGCGCGTGACATTGCCCGATGCCGGTGATCCATCCGCCGAGCGGATCGCCCAGCTGCTGGCGGTCGCCAAACGTACCTTCGGCGAGAAGGGGTTTGCCGCCACCACCATGGACGATATCGCCGGGGCTGCCGGCATGTCGAAAAAGACGCTCTACAAACTGTTCGACAGCAAGAGCGACCTGTTCCGCGCCATGCTCACGCACAATCTGCAACGGTTTCAGTTCGGAGTCGCATCGCGGTCGGGCATACCCGTCATCGACGAACTCCGGGAGGCCATGCGCTTCATTGCCGACGTGGTCTTCAGCCCCGACGAGATCGCCCTGCATCGCCTGATCGTCGCGGAACGCAAGCAATCACCAGCCCTCGCCGGCATCTTTACCGACGTCATTTTCAAGAGCGGCGACAACGGCGTCGTCGATTGCATCAAACGCATCAAGCTGAAATCCACGCTCGAAGACCTCCCCGCGCGCACTGTCGCGGAGATGATGATCGGCGCGGTCTTCAGCCACGACCATTTTCGCGCGATGGTCGACGAGACCCATCAGGTCAACCGGCGCGCCATCAACAAGCGGATCGATGCGGTGATCGCGACGTTTTGCGAGGCGGCGTAG
- the sciP gene encoding CtrA inhibitor SciP: protein MTEPHRPRVKYVIGPDGSPLTIADLPAPGTKRWVIRRKAEVVAAVRGGLLSLEEACSRYTLTVDEFLSWQFSIDQHGLAGLRTTRLQQYRQ, encoded by the coding sequence ATGACAGAACCCCATCGCCCGAGGGTCAAATACGTCATCGGGCCTGACGGCAGCCCATTAACAATTGCCGATTTGCCCGCGCCGGGTACCAAGCGCTGGGTCATCCGCCGTAAGGCCGAAGTCGTTGCCGCTGTACGCGGTGGCCTTCTCTCTCTGGAAGAGGCCTGCAGCCGATACACGCTGACCGTGGACGAGTTCCTGTCCTGGCAGTTTTCCATCGACCAGCACGGCCTGGCCGGACTGCGGACCACCCGCCTCCAGCAATATCGCCAGTAA